A genomic stretch from Solanum stenotomum isolate F172 chromosome 8, ASM1918654v1, whole genome shotgun sequence includes:
- the LOC125874459 gene encoding uncharacterized protein LOC125874459, protein MATEILRPQDILTQRFRVSPSACYRRRNNFGNGNDYFNPRSSYGNRKQVVRTERERSEKKKVKNQPEPLMRRRSASSEDLRPTHNAGKFNGGVVMGQVTILRRGESLDSLNSMYGTRPGQPEMVHKQIRVGLSSADVYAGSAFSNSPSPRALPLPSFFNKKQEDFKSDDFASRDLRRLLRLEH, encoded by the coding sequence ATGGCAACAGAAATTTTGCGGCCACAGGATATATTAACTCAACGGTTCAGAGTTTCACCGTCGGCGTGTTATCGTCGGAGAAACAACTTTGGTAACGGAAATGACTATTTTAACCCTAGGTCTTCTTATGGGAACCGGAAACAGGTGGTCAGAACGGAAAGGGAAAGATCTGAGAAGAAGAAGGTGAAAAACCAACCTGAGCCGTTGATGAGGAGGAGATCTGCGAGTTCCGAGGATTTGAGACCGACTCACAACGCCGGTAAGTTTAACGGTGGTGTAGTTATGGGACAGGTGACGATTTTGAGGAGAGGCGAGTCTTTGGATTCTCTGAACTCAATGTATGGAACCAGACCGGGTCAACCCGAAATGGTGCACAAGCAGATCCGTGTCGGGTTATCGTCGGCCGACGTCTACGCCGGTTCAGCTTTTTCAAATTCGCCGTCGCCTAGAGCTCTTCCTTTGCCTTCCTTTTTCAACAAAAAGCAAGAAGATTTCAAGTCTGATGACTTTGCCAGTAGAGATTTGAGGCGCTTGCTCCGGCTGGAACACTAG